The nucleotide window CTCTCCAGGCTGAGAGAAAGAGTCATGGAGAGCGGCATCCGGGACGAACGACTTAACAGGCTTATGATGGAAGCCAGGACCCAGCTTGAAAAATCACGGATGAACGCCCAGCAGCTCAGGAATCAGCTGGCGATGAACCTGGCGGAAAGCGCCAGAAAACTCACGGTCCAGGCCGAAGAAAGACTCAGAAGACTGATCGGCGCAAGAGATATGGCACAGAGAAGGCTGATGCTTCTCGAAAGACTCGCCGAACGCGCCCGAGACAGGATCGGAGACGACGGGTCAGACCAGGAAACCGAGATGCTGCACCGCGCCGAGCAGGAGCTTGCCAGAGCAAGGGAGATGTTGAACCAGGGCAAATACGAAGCGGCCAGGATGAATATCGAAAAATGCGAACGGTTGCTGAGGGGAGTTGCCAGGAAGATCAGGAGTGGAAAAGGTGGCGACCCGGAACAGGCTATGGCCGAGGCAACCCGGCTCATGGAAAGAGCCAGGGAAATGATATCCGGAATGGATGAAGTGCCGGAACCTACTCGGGCTCTCTTCGGTGAGACCAAAGGATTGATGCTCAGGGTCAGAGAGATGATATCCGAAGGAAATAGTGAGGAAGCAGGACGCCTCATGGTCCGGGTCAGGACTATGCTCAGGGAAGCGATAGACTTGATGAAAACCTCCGACGGCTCAAAAATGGCGGAAAACGAGATCGACAACGTCATGCGGATGAGAAACAGGATTCAGGAATTAGTAGGAGATTGTACATCGGAGGGGGCAAGAAAACTGTTCGCCAGAGCCGAGAACCGTCTGAACTCCGCGATGGGCCATTTCGAAGCAGGAAGAACTGAAGAAGCATGGGCTGAAGCTCGGATAGCGATGAACCTATTCCAGCGGATCAGGGAAATATGTGCAGGATAGGATATCTGCCCACGATAATGGCCTTGTTGATAGTATTGGCAGGCTGCGCTCAGGCGCCGCCTGCCTTTGACGATATATCCTCCACACATCTGATAGACCTGGCGGATTCTACGGATAGTGTAGAGTTGGAGAAGATCTTTATTGATTCACACAGCTGGATACTCGGCGAGATCGCCAGGCGGGAAGGATCTCAAGCCAGGGACACAGACCTTATCGAAATAAAGAGCATTGTGATCATCGCAGAGGAAGTCTATCTTCAGGGTAACATCGTGTTGGCAGTAAAACTATTGACGGAAGCTGAACTATTATTGAGGCAGACTCCCTGATGGAGCATCTCCGCGTAATCATCAGATCGACTGGCGTCGCCGTCGTTTTCATTCTGGCCATTTCCGGTTCTTCTTTTGCCGGCAACGGGTTCCGGGGTGACCTGACCTTCGGTTACGATTCATTTGTGGACAGATTCACGATCCTTGAAGAAGATACGACCGATGCCATACAGGAATTTTACCTCTCACTCACTACCTCACTAACGCATACAGGTGGAAAATTCAAGACTGGCGCAACAAATACTTTCCGATACGGAACCCAGTCGATAAACGAGATCTTCTACGGAAACCTTTCAGCTGGATCCTGGGAATCGATCCGCCTGGAAATACGGAACAGTTCACGCCTCAAATTCTACCGCGACGGAAGTGACTACGAATTCGGCAACGACTATGTCCAGTCGAATACGAGCATAAAACTTGGAAGGGCAATAAGGGAAAACCTGAAGATCTCCGCCAGGGGAAGAATGGAGATCATTGATTACAGCGAAAAGACCTCTTTCGATTACGATTACCTGTATTTCGACGGCGGACTGGAAGTAGAGAGCGGTTCTTATTTTGAAAGATTTGCCCGTGTAGCAGTCTCGGCCGGCCACAGAGAGGTCGCCGACACGACCGACCTCAGTTATGACAGGATACTCACCGGGCTGGAATTCCATTTTCAGCCTGCACCAGGGACTCTCGCTGAATTCTCCATTTCCGGAGACAGACGTGACTACCGTGGTGAGTCGAGAAGTCCGCTCTGGAATGTCTATTCGTTCAGCTCGATCTCTATCCCGATGGCAGCCGGGATGAAGACGTCACTCAGATTCGACTCTGAGTCTTATATCTACGACAGGCCTTCGACAACTTTTTTTGACACACATTACCTGAGAGGTGGAATCAAGACTACAATACCGGTCAACTCTGCATTTTCATTATTCGCGGAACCGCGATTTGCGCGAATGCTGTGCGACGAATTCGAAGAGGAAAAATACTGGGAAGGATCCGTCGTTCTGGGATTAGACCTGCTGGGGAGCGGAGATTACTGGTGCACCTTCAGTTGGGAACCGGGCAGACGCGACTACATAATGGAGAAGAACGAAATCTATTCGGATTTCTACCTGAACAGGCTTTCTCTGATGGGAAGCATCAAGACTCCGAACGACTTCTCTATCGGACTATTCATAATGCATGACCCGGAACGTCACTCCCGAAGGGACGACGACTTCTCCCTGACCATGATCTCCGCCACGATATCCAAAGAGTTCTAATAAAACCTACTCGATGGACTCCAGAAGCACCTCGGCGATATCCTTGACCCTTACGTTCTCTATCTCAGCGGCCTTCAGACCATCCTCGAACATCGTTATACAATACGGACAGGCTGCGAATATACTATCGACTCCCAGCTTCGTCGTTTCGCCTACTCTCTCTTCGTTTATTCGCCTGCCGATATCTTCTTCCATCCACATCCTGCCGCCACCCGCACCACAGCAGAACGACCTCTTGCCAGTCCGGCCCAATTCTGTGATTTCAACGCCGCTTACCTGCTTGAGGATGTTTCTGGGCTGTTCAAGAATATCGTTATATCTTCCAAGGTAGCAGGAATCGTGATACGTGGCCCTGGTCGGCTCGATCTTCCCCGCCTTGAGCCTGCCTTCATCCAGAAGGTCGAGCAGAAATTCGCTGTGATGCATCACTTCCACCTCGAAACCGAACTGGGGATATTCCACTTTGAATGTGTTGAAACAATGGGGACAGGCCGTGACTACTTTCTTGAAGTTGTATTTCTTCAGCACATCGATATTTCCATCTATCAGAGTCTGGGCGAGATATTCGTTACCCATCCTCCTGGCCGTCTCTCCACAACACATCTCCTCGACACCGAGGATGGCATAATCTACTTCTGCCTTTCCGAACAATTCCACTACGGCTTTCATCACGCTCTGGCCGCGGGCATCAAATGAACCGGCGCAGCCCGTCCAGAAGAGCACATCGAATTCCTTTTTTTCCGAGGCAATCGGCACATTCAATCCTTCAGCCCAGTCAGCCCTGGTAGAGAAACCTATCGACCATGGATTGTAGTTGACCTCCATATTACGGAAGACAGCCTGCATCTCCTGCGGGAAGTCGCTTTCGGTCATAACGAGATAGCGCCTGAGGTCTACTATCTTCTGTACATGTTCGATAAACGGAGGACATTCCTGCATGCATGCACCACATGTTGTACAGGCCCATATCTCATCCGTTGTCATTGTCTCAGGTATTACAGGAGTGCCTTCCACTCCTTCTTCTCCCTTGAGAAGCCTTCCCCTCTCATCCATCAAATGCGCTCTCATTCTATGGATCATATTGAATGGGCTGAGAGGTTTTTCAGTAAGATAGGCCGGGCATGCCGCCTGGCATCGACCACACTCAGTACAGGCATAAAGATCGAGAAGCTGTTTCCATGTAAAATCCCTGATCTCCGAATTGCCGAATTTCTCTGCACTCTCGTCCTCGAAATCCATTCTGCTGAGTGTGCCGGCCGGGCCGAGATTCCTGAGATAGATATTGGGAATGGCCCCGAGAATGTGTATATGCTTGGAGTACGGGACATATATAAGGAAGAAAAAGATTATCAGGTGATGTATCCAGGCCAGGACATTCTCGAACACATGGAGGTCCAGCCCCCTGTTCTGGAGAAGTCCAGAAACAAAACTCGAGACAGGGGCATATGCCGGATCGACTTTTCCCATCAGAATACCGGCGCCCTTGATCCCGAACATCAGAACGACAAGCGCAAATATGAGAGTAAGGATAAACAGAGCTTCCTGCCTGGCTCCTGGATCGTCGATCTTCAGTCGCACTGGTTTCAGCACGAATCTTCTGAACAGAGAAACGATTATCGCAAGCAGTACGAGGAATGCCAGTATGTCCTGAAACCAGGATATCACTCCCGCTACGACAGGTCCGAAGACAGCCGTATAACTGAACGTCGGCACCATCATTCCGATGATGTGTTCTATCGTGCCCAGAGTGATAAAGACAAAACCCCAGAAGATCAGGAAATGTCCGAGACCCGCAGGCTGAGAAAGGACTCTCGCCTGTGCTGCCACATTGACCAGGACCGAGTTGATCCTCTGTCCAATATTCCCGGATCGGTCTTCAGGCTTACCTAGTTTGAGAGTACGGATAAGCATCCTTAAAACGAATCCGAAAACGACCAGGACGGCCACGAACAAGACAAGCAAAACGATACCCTGGACAGTCATGCTACCTCCAGTGGACGGATAAACCAGTCGGTCAGAGGGGACGGGATACAGAATCCTGCCCCCCGTCACATCTATTTCCTGATAGTACTTTAACCTTACTGAAGCATCTTTTCTATTTCTTCTGTAAGTATCGGCACGATCTCAAAGAGGTCCCCGACTATTCCGTAGTGGGCCTTTTCGAAGATCGGTGCGCTTGCATCTTTATTTATCGCCACAATCACCTTCGAGGTCCTCATCCCGGCCAGGTGCTGAATAGCGCCTGAAATACCACAGGCGATATAGAGCTTGGGGTTGACTACCTTACCGGTCTGTCCCACCTGAATGGGCTGCTCCGCGTATCCCGCATCGACGGCAGCGCGGGAAGCTCCCACAGCACCCCCGAACAGGTCGGCCAGTTTCTCGAGCATCCTGAAGTTCGCCTCTTCCTTCATTGCCCTTCCACCTGACACTATGACATCGGCCTCAGTGACATCGGGACGACCGCCGGCCAGAGGAACTATCTCGCTGACGATTGCACGGATGGCTGCCCTGTCCACTCCCGAAGGTCTTGCCGCGATCTCCGATGAACCACCGCTCTCCCCGGCTGGAGCAATATTGTTGGGCCTGATCGAGATGAATACCGGGCCGTCACCCTCCGGA belongs to Candidatus Latescibacterota bacterium and includes:
- a CDS encoding electron transfer flavoprotein subunit alpha/FixB family protein translates to MGKDVLVFGEIRNGELKKVVKELVAAAAIITGETGGAIDAVLVGAGAEKEAPGISGFGLRKIAVVDDDAVTDYSSEGYAAVLASLVGEEGYGYVLMGATSMGRDLGPRAAAKVDGVMFSDCVEVRIDGGALVARRPVYSGKLFVELTPEGDGPVFISIRPNNIAPAGESGGSSEIAARPSGVDRAAIRAIVSEIVPLAGGRPDVTEADVIVSGGRAMKEEANFRMLEKLADLFGGAVGASRAAVDAGYAEQPIQVGQTGKVVNPKLYIACGISGAIQHLAGMRTSKVIVAINKDASAPIFEKAHYGIVGDLFEIVPILTEEIEKMLQ
- a CDS encoding 4Fe-4S dicluster domain-containing protein — its product is MTVQGIVLLVLFVAVLVVFGFVLRMLIRTLKLGKPEDRSGNIGQRINSVLVNVAAQARVLSQPAGLGHFLIFWGFVFITLGTIEHIIGMMVPTFSYTAVFGPVVAGVISWFQDILAFLVLLAIIVSLFRRFVLKPVRLKIDDPGARQEALFILTLIFALVVLMFGIKGAGILMGKVDPAYAPVSSFVSGLLQNRGLDLHVFENVLAWIHHLIIFFFLIYVPYSKHIHILGAIPNIYLRNLGPAGTLSRMDFEDESAEKFGNSEIRDFTWKQLLDLYACTECGRCQAACPAYLTEKPLSPFNMIHRMRAHLMDERGRLLKGEEGVEGTPVIPETMTTDEIWACTTCGACMQECPPFIEHVQKIVDLRRYLVMTESDFPQEMQAVFRNMEVNYNPWSIGFSTRADWAEGLNVPIASEKKEFDVLFWTGCAGSFDARGQSVMKAVVELFGKAEVDYAILGVEEMCCGETARRMGNEYLAQTLIDGNIDVLKKYNFKKVVTACPHCFNTFKVEYPQFGFEVEVMHHSEFLLDLLDEGRLKAGKIEPTRATYHDSCYLGRYNDILEQPRNILKQVSGVEITELGRTGKRSFCCGAGGGRMWMEEDIGRRINEERVGETTKLGVDSIFAACPYCITMFEDGLKAAEIENVRVKDIAEVLLESIE